From Natranaerobius trueperi, one genomic window encodes:
- a CDS encoding FliO/MopB family protein has protein sequence MIDTFNLLSSNLKAEDANTLGGNTEQFTYLLTYLVGFIVVIGLLFLVLKLLKWYSFNLNEGKHMRVLDSLPLDNEKKLVLVEVGDKILLIGAGKELNLLTNVELDQDELQLIKESSSQISKGSLASVWQKIQTKFRNQFNKNDDSADTEIFEQQLQEELNKLRRTKNRGGDGNGEDK, from the coding sequence ATGATTGATACGTTCAACTTATTGTCAAGCAATCTAAAAGCAGAAGATGCTAATACTTTAGGTGGTAATACTGAACAGTTCACCTATTTATTGACGTATCTTGTTGGATTTATAGTAGTGATCGGTCTACTTTTTTTAGTTTTGAAACTTTTAAAGTGGTATTCATTTAATTTAAATGAAGGTAAACATATGAGGGTACTAGATAGCCTCCCCTTAGATAATGAAAAAAAACTGGTATTAGTAGAGGTAGGGGACAAGATTCTCTTAATTGGAGCAGGTAAAGAATTAAATTTATTGACTAATGTAGAATTAGACCAAGATGAATTGCAATTAATTAAAGAATCTTCAAGCCAAATTTCAAAAGGATCCCTTGCTTCAGTTTGGCAAAAGATACAAACTAAATTTCGAAACCAATTTAATAAAAATGACGATAGTGCTGATACAGAAATATTTGAACAACAACTACAAGAGGAACTTAATAAACTGCGACGGACGAAGAACAGGGGTGGAGATGGCAATGGAGAAGATAAATAA
- the flhB gene encoding flagellar biosynthesis protein FlhB, translating into MKHYRRFDLQLFNQEKTEKPTPKHRKQAREKGQVAKSTELTSALLLIATFATFYVIIPYTFDRLMNFTSEFWSNINSVDFTINEIHSLIIEMIIEGLILVLPILFVAILIGVITNIMQVGAMLTGEPLKPKLEKLDPIQGFQKIFSKRAIVELAKSIFKMVVIGFIAYVLFTNQMDHFPYFFNMPVIQIAREVGSLTWTFIFRVSLALVGLSILDYVYQVWDHEQNLKMTKQQVKDEHKQTEGDPQVKSKMKEKQREISKNRMMNEVPEADVVITNPIHLAVALKYDENCTAPIVTAKGQGYIAGKIKEIAKDNDVVVVENKELARSLYFSVELGELIPEDLYKAVAEVLAFVYRLKRS; encoded by the coding sequence ATGAAACATTATAGAAGATTTGATTTACAACTTTTTAATCAAGAAAAAACAGAAAAACCCACTCCTAAACATAGAAAACAAGCACGTGAAAAAGGACAAGTTGCAAAAAGTACTGAACTAACATCGGCTTTACTTTTGATAGCAACTTTTGCTACTTTTTATGTTATTATACCTTATACTTTTGATAGACTTATGAATTTCACTTCTGAATTTTGGTCTAACATTAATTCAGTAGATTTTACAATTAATGAGATTCATTCTCTAATTATCGAAATGATTATAGAAGGTTTGATTCTTGTTTTACCTATCTTATTTGTTGCGATTCTAATAGGTGTAATAACAAATATTATGCAAGTCGGGGCAATGTTGACGGGTGAACCTTTGAAGCCTAAGCTAGAAAAACTTGACCCTATTCAGGGCTTTCAAAAGATTTTTAGTAAAAGAGCTATAGTAGAACTAGCTAAGTCGATTTTTAAAATGGTTGTAATTGGATTTATTGCGTATGTTCTGTTTACTAATCAGATGGATCATTTTCCATATTTTTTTAATATGCCTGTAATACAAATAGCTAGAGAAGTTGGTTCCCTGACTTGGACTTTTATCTTTCGTGTTAGCCTTGCTTTGGTTGGGTTAAGCATACTAGACTATGTCTATCAAGTGTGGGATCATGAACAAAACCTTAAGATGACAAAACAACAGGTAAAGGATGAGCATAAACAAACTGAAGGAGACCCACAAGTAAAATCTAAAATGAAAGAGAAACAACGGGAAATATCTAAAAATAGGATGATGAACGAAGTACCTGAGGCAGATGTTGTTATAACAAACCCAATACATTTAGCAGTAGCTTTGAAGTATGATGAAAATTGCACGGCACCTATTGTGACAGCAAAAGGGCAAGGATATATTGCTGGTAAAATTAAAGAAATAGCAAAAGATAATGATGTTGTAGTAGTTGAAAACAAGGAATTAGCAAGGAGTTTATATTTTTCTGTTGAATTAGGAGAATTAATTCCTGAAGACTTGTATAAAGCGGTAGCTGAAGTATTGGCCTTTGTCTATCGTTTAAAAAGATCGTAG
- a CDS encoding flagellar brake protein: MFKVGLSAKIHIDGKDYSSHIEDLNSDVIYFATPIEKGRIIYLFEGKNVNIYITHKGAVYNFGGEVLEVTTTPTPLFKVKRPEKLHKIQRRQFFRLEKKQEVEFKILDDNCKEEISQTKLAHALDISGGGLKLATEEIIPVESYLELNLKLDIEEGSKRSTEEITCFGRIVHTKKIETTKVRIYHYGVEFLSLPQDKQDKIVRFIFSEQMKLRSKGRFSNEKQE, translated from the coding sequence ATGTTTAAAGTTGGTTTATCAGCAAAAATACATATTGATGGTAAAGATTATTCAAGTCATATCGAGGATTTGAACTCTGATGTTATTTATTTTGCTACTCCAATAGAGAAAGGGCGAATAATATATTTATTTGAAGGAAAAAACGTTAATATATATATCACACATAAAGGAGCTGTTTATAATTTTGGAGGAGAGGTATTAGAAGTAACAACAACACCGACCCCATTATTTAAGGTTAAAAGGCCTGAAAAGCTACATAAAATACAAAGGCGTCAATTTTTTAGACTTGAGAAAAAACAGGAAGTAGAATTTAAAATACTAGATGATAATTGTAAGGAAGAAATAAGCCAAACTAAATTAGCTCATGCATTAGATATTAGTGGTGGAGGACTTAAACTTGCTACAGAAGAAATAATACCAGTAGAATCATATTTAGAATTAAACTTGAAGTTAGATATCGAAGAGGGATCTAAACGATCCACTGAAGAAATAACGTGTTTTGGAAGAATAGTACATACAAAGAAAATTGAAACAACAAAGGTGAGAATATATCATTATGGTGTTGAGTTTCTTTCACTACCTCAAGATAAACAAGACAAAATAGTAAGATTTATTTTTAGTGAACAAATGAAACTACGATCAAAAGGCAGGTTTTCTAATGAAAAGCAAGAATAA
- a CDS encoding response regulator, with product MSQKVLIVDDAAFMRMMIKDILTKNGFEVVGEAVNGQEAVEKYDEVSPDLVTMDITMPEKDGIEALKEIKEKDSAANIIMCSAMGQQSMVIEAIQAGAKDFIVKPFQPDRVMEAINKALG from the coding sequence ATGAGTCAAAAAGTATTAATCGTAGATGATGCTGCATTTATGCGTATGATGATCAAAGATATCCTTACAAAGAATGGTTTCGAGGTAGTTGGAGAAGCTGTAAATGGACAAGAAGCTGTTGAAAAATATGATGAAGTTTCACCGGATTTAGTTACAATGGATATTACTATGCCAGAAAAGGATGGAATTGAAGCTCTCAAAGAAATAAAAGAAAAAGATTCAGCTGCTAATATTATTATGTGTTCTGCTATGGGACAACAATCAATGGTTATAGAAGCCATACAGGCAGGAGCTAAAGATTTTATTGTAAAACCTTTTCAGCCAGATCGAGTAATGGAAGCTATCAACAAAGCTTTAGGATAA
- a CDS encoding P-loop NTPase yields the protein MSDQAENLRKLVKKNNKISKTTVVTVASGKGGVGKSSFTVNLALALKDLGKKVMLVDGNFGLYNLDILFGIKANNQFENLLKKEIEWKQAVTEVSPGISLLCGGKNHINTETINFDFIENICEEENYDFIIIDTGAGVSELGFKLINLSNISLVLTTPELTAITDTYALIKSLIYERTLSDLHLVVNKCETENEAQFTWKKINKVLQHFVGSEINLFGYIHEDQIITESIRKQQPALLLKPFTPSGISIRSLARKLVSRYM from the coding sequence ATGAGTGATCAAGCTGAGAATTTACGAAAATTAGTTAAAAAAAATAATAAAATATCTAAAACGACCGTAGTAACAGTTGCAAGCGGTAAAGGTGGAGTAGGTAAAAGTTCATTTACTGTTAACCTCGCACTAGCACTAAAAGATCTAGGAAAAAAAGTGATGTTAGTTGATGGTAACTTTGGTTTATATAATTTGGATATTTTATTTGGAATAAAGGCAAACAACCAATTTGAAAATCTATTAAAGAAAGAGATAGAGTGGAAACAAGCTGTCACTGAAGTGTCACCTGGAATTAGTTTATTATGTGGTGGAAAAAATCATATAAATACAGAAACTATCAATTTTGATTTTATAGAAAATATATGTGAAGAAGAAAATTATGATTTCATCATAATAGACACAGGTGCAGGGGTTAGTGAATTGGGTTTTAAATTAATAAATCTTAGTAATATATCACTAGTTCTAACTACACCTGAACTAACTGCTATAACTGACACTTATGCACTTATAAAATCATTGATATATGAAAGAACCTTAAGTGATCTGCATTTAGTAGTGAATAAATGCGAAACTGAAAATGAAGCACAATTTACATGGAAAAAAATAAACAAAGTTTTACAACACTTTGTTGGTAGTGAAATCAACTTATTTGGTTACATACATGAGGATCAGATAATCACTGAAAGCATAAGAAAACAACAGCCTGCACTTTTACTTAAACCATTTACACCATCAGGTATATCTATCAGAAGTTTAGCTAGAAAATTAGTGTCTAGATATATGTAA
- a CDS encoding protein-glutamate methylesterase/protein-glutamine glutaminase produces the protein MKSKNNIINVLVVDDSAFMRRVISDMIHNEEDLEVVKVARNGEQALEYIEKYAPDVVTLDIEMPILDGIETLKRIKFLSRPPTVIMLSSFTQKGSQETLKALELGAVDFISKPSGPISLDIKSVQNGLTDKIRAAYHAKTENTYKTANEQKLDTITDVSNKKVGGNEFVLVIGSSTGGPRALQEVIPKLPKDIPGCVLVVQHMPVGFTKLMGERLDKLSSLTVKEAQDGEPLMRGRVYIAPGDYHMSVSERTAFTDNSSLSRWQIKIDDSPPVKGLRPCVDTLFESVSKMQKVDLFGVILTGMGNDGARGVKRLKRNGAYIIVEDESSCIVFGMPKAAINTGVVDEIIPLPDIAPRILKLLI, from the coding sequence ATGAAAAGCAAGAATAATATAATTAATGTACTTGTAGTTGATGACTCTGCTTTTATGCGAAGAGTCATTTCTGACATGATCCATAACGAAGAAGATTTAGAGGTTGTTAAAGTAGCTAGGAATGGTGAACAAGCTCTAGAATATATAGAAAAATATGCGCCTGATGTTGTTACACTAGATATTGAAATGCCAATTTTAGATGGAATAGAAACTTTGAAAAGGATAAAATTTCTTTCAAGGCCACCTACTGTGATAATGCTTAGTTCTTTTACGCAAAAAGGATCTCAAGAGACTTTAAAAGCCCTTGAACTTGGAGCTGTTGACTTTATAAGTAAACCTTCTGGCCCGATATCATTAGATATTAAATCTGTCCAAAATGGATTAACTGATAAAATAAGAGCTGCTTATCATGCCAAAACAGAAAATACTTACAAAACGGCAAATGAACAGAAACTTGATACTATAACTGATGTTTCTAATAAAAAAGTTGGGGGTAATGAGTTTGTTTTAGTAATAGGGTCATCTACTGGTGGACCGAGAGCCTTACAAGAAGTTATTCCTAAATTACCAAAGGATATTCCTGGTTGTGTTTTAGTTGTTCAACATATGCCTGTTGGTTTTACCAAACTAATGGGTGAAAGGCTTGATAAATTATCATCCCTGACTGTTAAAGAAGCTCAAGATGGTGAACCTTTAATGAGAGGAAGAGTATATATAGCTCCTGGTGATTACCATATGTCTGTTAGTGAAAGAACAGCCTTCACTGATAATTCTAGTTTGAGTAGATGGCAAATTAAAATTGATGATAGCCCACCAGTGAAAGGGCTTAGACCTTGTGTAGATACATTATTTGAGTCAGTTTCAAAAATGCAAAAAGTAGACTTGTTTGGAGTAATCCTTACAGGGATGGGAAATGATGGTGCTCGTGGTGTGAAAAGATTAAAAAGAAATGGAGCATACATTATTGTTGAGGATGAGTCAAGTTGTATCGTTTTCGGAATGCCCAAGGCTGCTATTAATACAGGGGTCGTAGACGAAATCATACCTTTGCCAGATATAGCTCCACGAATTCTAAAATTACTCATTTAA
- the flhA gene encoding flagellar biosynthesis protein FlhA, with protein sequence MRHGDLIFVLAVIAIVLMLILPVPPELLNILLVVNITLALTILLVSMYTLEPLQFSIFPTLLLLITIYRLALNVSSTRLILLNADAGEVIQQFGEFVVGGNALVGFVIFLILVAIQFIVITKGAERVSEVTARFTLDAMPGKQMAIDADLNSGLINEEQARERRKAVEQEADFYGAMDGASKFVKGDAIAGIVITVINVLGGFVIGMAQQGLTFQESLQTFTLLTVGDGLVTQIPALLISTSTGIVVTRAASDSNLGEDVISQILAHPKVLFIVAGVLAMVGILPGMPPLPFLLLGLIMAILAYHIKTTVIEKVPSPEEEEVAAKEEEAEGYRSPENVMSLLQIDPIEFEFGYGLLPLADPDQGGDLLDRVTMIRRQVALELGIVVPVIRVRDNIQLSSNEYCIKIKGVEVAREEVLPNHYLVMIPGDEKPEDLDIVGTQTKEPVFNLPAMWIDEDQREHTEMSGYTVVDPPSVLATHLTEIIKRHAHELLGRQEVKELVENLKESYPAVVEELVDNVLSLGEVRNVLSNLLKEGVSIRNLLTIAETLTDYGAITKDTDMLTEYVRQNLSREITNKLKELQGDSLKVITLSPELEQKLSESIKQTDHGNYLSIEPQITQKIQKQLQNYYEQLNEQGIHPIVITSPMVRLYFKRLTEGVFTNLTVVSYHELEPQVEAQSVGVVSI encoded by the coding sequence ATGCGCCACGGAGACTTAATATTTGTACTGGCAGTAATAGCAATAGTATTGATGCTAATTTTGCCTGTGCCACCGGAATTATTAAATATATTATTAGTAGTTAATATAACATTGGCCTTAACTATTTTATTGGTTTCAATGTATACATTAGAGCCTTTACAGTTTTCAATTTTTCCGACACTGCTGTTATTAATAACGATATATAGACTTGCTTTAAATGTCTCATCTACAAGGCTAATTTTATTAAATGCAGATGCAGGGGAAGTTATCCAACAATTTGGTGAATTTGTTGTAGGTGGAAACGCCCTTGTAGGCTTTGTCATTTTTTTAATTTTGGTTGCGATTCAGTTTATAGTTATAACAAAAGGTGCTGAACGTGTTTCTGAAGTTACAGCAAGATTTACATTAGATGCAATGCCAGGAAAACAGATGGCAATTGATGCTGATCTTAACTCAGGCTTAATAAATGAAGAACAAGCAAGAGAGAGACGTAAAGCAGTTGAACAAGAAGCAGATTTTTATGGTGCTATGGATGGTGCAAGTAAATTTGTTAAAGGTGATGCAATCGCAGGAATAGTTATAACAGTCATAAATGTCCTAGGTGGTTTTGTAATTGGTATGGCCCAGCAAGGATTAACCTTTCAAGAATCGTTACAAACATTCACTCTCCTTACAGTAGGAGATGGATTGGTGACCCAAATTCCTGCATTATTAATTTCAACCTCAACTGGGATTGTGGTTACTCGTGCTGCATCTGACTCTAATTTGGGTGAAGATGTTATAAGTCAAATATTAGCTCATCCAAAAGTACTTTTTATAGTTGCAGGAGTTCTTGCTATGGTAGGAATATTACCAGGAATGCCACCACTTCCATTTTTATTATTAGGTTTAATAATGGCAATATTAGCTTATCACATTAAAACTACTGTGATTGAAAAAGTGCCGTCTCCTGAAGAGGAAGAAGTAGCCGCTAAGGAAGAAGAAGCTGAAGGATATAGAAGTCCTGAAAATGTAATGTCTTTACTTCAGATAGATCCTATTGAATTTGAATTTGGTTATGGTTTATTACCACTAGCAGATCCTGATCAGGGTGGAGATTTACTTGATCGAGTTACTATGATAAGGAGACAGGTTGCTTTAGAACTTGGTATAGTTGTCCCAGTAATTAGAGTACGAGATAATATCCAGCTTTCATCTAATGAATATTGTATTAAAATAAAAGGGGTTGAGGTAGCTCGTGAAGAAGTTTTACCTAATCATTATTTGGTAATGATACCTGGGGATGAGAAACCAGAAGATTTAGATATTGTAGGTACACAGACAAAGGAGCCAGTATTTAATTTACCTGCTATGTGGATTGATGAGGACCAGCGTGAACACACGGAAATGAGTGGGTATACTGTAGTTGATCCACCTTCAGTTCTTGCAACTCATCTAACAGAGATTATAAAAAGGCACGCTCATGAATTATTAGGACGTCAAGAAGTCAAAGAGCTTGTTGAAAACCTAAAAGAGAGTTATCCGGCTGTAGTTGAGGAACTAGTCGATAATGTACTAAGTTTAGGTGAGGTTAGAAATGTATTGTCTAACTTATTAAAAGAAGGTGTTTCGATAAGAAATCTGTTAACAATTGCCGAAACACTAACAGATTATGGAGCAATAACAAAGGATACAGATATGTTAACTGAATATGTAAGACAAAATTTAAGTAGAGAGATAACAAATAAATTAAAAGAGCTACAAGGTGATTCTCTAAAAGTGATCACACTAAGTCCTGAACTTGAGCAAAAACTTTCGGAATCTATTAAACAGACTGATCATGGTAACTATCTTTCAATTGAACCACAGATAACTCAAAAAATTCAAAAACAATTACAAAACTATTATGAACAACTAAATGAGCAAGGAATACATCCGATCGTTATAACATCTCCTATGGTAAGGCTGTATTTTAAACGGCTTACGGAAGGCGTTTTTACAAATTTAACTGTAGTTTCCTATCATGAGCTAGAGCCACAGGTTGAAGCTCAATCTGTTGGGGTGGTGAGTATATAA
- the fliR gene encoding flagellar biosynthetic protein FliR: MELSFVLVQQIILFFLLLTRITGVIMSAPIFGSNYLPSQIKVAFSIVITLVFVPLFGSETVPQLDLMNIVLAIFMELMVGIGIGLIANIFFSAVHIAGQIIDMQMGFAMANVMDPQYETQVPLTGHFKYILAILIFLSINGHHLLIRTIYQSYEFFPMGEIAQLDSGALVMNELISTVFVLAVQVSAPALGTLFLTNIALGVLARTVPQMNVFIIGFPVKIFIGILAMMLMLPFYNMILETIFEHIWDGIYNFLDSL, translated from the coding sequence TTGGAACTATCTTTTGTACTAGTACAACAAATTATTTTATTTTTTCTTCTTTTAACTAGAATAACTGGTGTGATTATGTCCGCCCCAATATTTGGCAGTAATTATCTCCCAAGTCAAATCAAAGTGGCTTTTAGTATAGTTATTACTTTGGTTTTTGTACCTCTTTTTGGGTCTGAAACTGTACCACAACTAGATTTGATGAATATAGTGTTAGCTATTTTCATGGAGCTAATGGTTGGGATTGGTATAGGGTTAATTGCAAATATATTTTTTTCAGCAGTACATATTGCGGGACAAATAATTGATATGCAAATGGGATTTGCTATGGCTAATGTTATGGATCCCCAATATGAAACGCAGGTTCCTTTGACAGGGCATTTTAAATATATCTTAGCTATACTTATATTTTTATCAATTAACGGACACCATTTATTGATTCGTACAATTTATCAAAGTTATGAATTTTTCCCAATGGGTGAAATAGCCCAGTTAGATTCAGGTGCGCTTGTAATGAATGAACTAATATCAACGGTATTTGTATTAGCAGTACAGGTAAGTGCACCAGCTCTGGGGACATTGTTTTTGACCAATATAGCCTTAGGTGTTTTAGCTAGAACTGTTCCTCAAATGAATGTTTTCATAATTGGATTTCCTGTGAAAATTTTTATTGGGATTTTGGCTATGATGTTAATGTTACCCTTTTATAATATGATTTTGGAAACTATATTCGAACATATCTGGGATGGTATTTATAACTTTCTTGATAGTTTATAA
- the fliQ gene encoding flagellar biosynthesis protein FliQ, translated as MTEEFVLHLGREALVTVLLAAGPMLASALLVGLLVSIFQATTQIQEQTLAFVPKIVAVLTAIIFFGPWMYTLLTEFARDLFSNIHQFI; from the coding sequence TTGACAGAAGAATTTGTACTACATTTAGGTAGAGAAGCACTAGTCACAGTACTATTAGCCGCCGGACCTATGCTAGCTTCTGCATTGTTGGTGGGGTTGTTAGTTAGTATTTTTCAGGCTACAACTCAAATTCAGGAGCAAACGTTAGCGTTTGTACCAAAGATTGTAGCAGTCTTGACTGCAATAATCTTTTTTGGTCCTTGGATGTATACATTACTCACTGAATTTGCACGCGATCTTTTTTCTAATATACATCAATTCATCTAA
- the flhF gene encoding flagellar biosynthesis protein FlhF, translating into MRVKKYFANTEKEAIDQIKNDLGNDAIILGTKKVKKGGIFGFFGKKMLEVTVGFDTQQPKNERSFDKVGSSKDKQFELQQIIEKRQKEIDTKKGNNRAIKQVNEDSFKPLETNSLVNVKKDNSNENKIDEKSSDNESINEIKTELSQTKDMISNMMTEFKMTSFQSSLPKVANAFYELLLEQEIVEELAQKLIKQTMNKLSQEQVDDSSAFKAQLKTQLRALLESDLIETNSKKRPKVITLIGPTGVGKTTTVAKLAAQYTLVDKLQVGLITIDTYRIAAVEQLKTYGDILGLPVEVVLTPQELQRGLDKFSDKDVILVDTAGRSHKNEMQMTELKGFIENCNPEELYLVLSMGTRYKDIVNIVEKYRNINFSSFILTKVDETDHWGNLINLLSEYEVGCSYITTGQNVPDDLEVYQTNTIIKQILGEYYE; encoded by the coding sequence ATGAGAGTAAAAAAATATTTCGCAAATACTGAAAAAGAAGCTATTGATCAAATCAAAAATGATTTAGGTAATGATGCAATTATCTTAGGAACAAAAAAAGTAAAAAAAGGCGGCATATTTGGTTTTTTTGGGAAAAAAATGCTAGAAGTTACTGTAGGTTTTGATACACAGCAACCAAAGAATGAGCGCTCTTTTGATAAAGTAGGGAGTTCTAAAGACAAGCAGTTTGAATTACAACAAATTATTGAAAAAAGACAGAAAGAAATTGACACCAAAAAAGGAAATAATAGAGCGATAAAACAAGTCAATGAAGATAGTTTCAAACCTTTAGAAACTAATAGTTTAGTAAATGTAAAAAAAGATAACAGTAATGAAAACAAGATAGATGAAAAATCTAGTGATAATGAATCGATCAATGAAATCAAAACAGAATTAAGCCAAACGAAAGATATGATTAGTAATATGATGACTGAATTTAAAATGACTTCTTTTCAATCAAGTCTACCTAAAGTTGCCAATGCATTTTATGAATTATTACTAGAACAAGAAATTGTAGAAGAGCTAGCTCAAAAGTTAATAAAACAAACTATGAACAAATTGTCACAAGAACAGGTGGATGATTCAAGTGCGTTTAAAGCTCAATTAAAGACTCAACTTAGAGCATTACTGGAATCAGATTTAATTGAGACAAACTCCAAAAAACGACCCAAAGTAATTACACTTATCGGTCCGACTGGTGTTGGTAAAACCACAACAGTAGCTAAATTAGCTGCTCAATATACATTAGTTGATAAACTACAAGTAGGTCTTATAACTATTGATACCTACCGAATAGCAGCTGTTGAGCAGTTAAAAACTTATGGAGATATTTTAGGTTTACCTGTTGAAGTTGTGTTAACTCCGCAAGAATTACAAAGAGGATTAGATAAATTTAGTGATAAAGATGTGATTTTGGTTGATACTGCAGGTAGAAGCCATAAAAATGAAATGCAAATGACAGAACTAAAGGGGTTTATAGAAAATTGTAACCCAGAAGAACTTTATTTAGTTCTTAGCATGGGGACTAGATATAAAGATATTGTCAACATAGTTGAAAAGTATCGTAATATTAACTTTAGTAGTTTTATTTTAACTAAAGTTGATGAAACTGATCATTGGGGAAATTTAATCAACTTATTATCTGAGTATGAGGTAGGATGTTCTTATATAACAACAGGGCAAAATGTTCCTGATGACTTAGAAGTGTATCAAACTAATACGATAATCAAACAAATACTAGGTGAATATTATGAGTGA
- the fliP gene encoding flagellar type III secretion system pore protein FliP (The bacterial flagellar biogenesis protein FliP forms a type III secretion system (T3SS)-type pore required for flagellar assembly.) produces MEKINKRSLVCLIVLLAIVFVPSQVLAQPFPIPSFEFEMGEGDSPDDLALTLQIIILLSILSLAPSLLILTTSFTRVVIVLSFVRNALATQQMPPNQVLIGLALFLTFFIMSPIWGQVYEEAWVPYQEEEISQDEAVENALEPIREFMYTQTREDDLALFIDYAEVDNPQTIDEVPTHIIIPAFVISELKTAFQIGFLIFIPFLIIDMIIASTLMSMGMLMLPPVMISLPFKILLFVLVDGWYLITRSLLISFG; encoded by the coding sequence ATGGAGAAGATAAATAAAAGGTCTTTGGTATGTTTAATTGTTTTACTAGCAATTGTTTTTGTCCCGTCGCAAGTTTTGGCTCAGCCATTTCCTATTCCTAGTTTTGAATTTGAGATGGGTGAAGGGGATAGCCCTGATGATTTAGCACTTACATTACAAATTATTATTTTATTATCAATACTAAGTTTGGCACCATCTCTTTTGATTTTAACAACATCATTTACCAGGGTTGTAATTGTCTTGTCTTTTGTTCGAAACGCTTTGGCAACTCAACAAATGCCGCCAAATCAGGTGTTAATTGGACTAGCCTTGTTTTTGACATTTTTCATTATGAGTCCTATTTGGGGACAAGTCTATGAAGAAGCCTGGGTTCCATATCAAGAAGAGGAAATCAGTCAAGATGAAGCAGTTGAAAATGCTTTAGAACCTATAAGAGAATTTATGTATACGCAAACTAGGGAAGATGATTTGGCTTTGTTTATTGATTATGCTGAGGTTGATAATCCACAAACGATTGACGAAGTGCCAACTCATATAATTATACCGGCGTTTGTAATAAGTGAGTTAAAAACCGCTTTTCAGATTGGGTTTTTAATCTTTATACCATTTCTCATTATAGATATGATTATAGCAAGTACATTGATGTCCATGGGTATGCTTATGTTACCACCAGTTATGATTTCATTACCATTTAAAATATTATTGTTTGTACTGGTTGATGGATGGTATTTAATTACAAGATCGCTTTTGATAAGTTTTGGATAA